In the genome of Sardina pilchardus chromosome 14, fSarPil1.1, whole genome shotgun sequence, one region contains:
- the si:ch211-282j22.3 gene encoding ER degradation-enhancing alpha-mannosidase-like protein 3 isoform X1: MENRLVRDPHSCPSFGMLLPVLLIVMNLSHGVTGLDDQAMSPEEKSKVRDQILEMFDHAYGSYMKYAYPADELMPLSCRGRVRGLEPNRGDIDDALGKFSLTLIDTLDTLVVLNKLDEFEDAVKKTLRDVRLDNDIVVSVFETNIRVLGGLLGAHVMADLLRQRGDRMQWYRDELLFMAKDLGQRLLPAFNTTSGLPYPRVNLKYGVLNPLSRTGTETDTCTACAGTMILEFAALSRLSGDSVFEEHARKALDVLWEKRQRGSDLVGTVINIHNGDWVRRDSGVGAGIDSYYEYLMKAYILLGDNVYLERFNTHYSAIMKYISQPPLLLNVHMHNPTVNVRSWMDSLLAFFPGLQVLRGDLKPAIETHEMLYQVTKQHKFLPEAFTTEFRVHWGQHPLRPEFAESTYFLYKATGDPYYLKVGQSIVEKLNTHARVPCGFAAVQDVRTGTHEDRMDSFFLAEMFKYLYLLFSEKSQLPLDIDNYIFTTEAHLLPVALSTTQPPCQGNHTEQLSQHGEDLFTYSCPSTQTLFPNNPSFAKSIRDGYKYLTGVGRAYHPSPVRGIELPLHDTGLEPVEFLKSMGITLTPLNEAAVGTAGKGAHEKGVYRVKLVAEVSQTPEEEEVVPLIVQIISPPFLGRTVLTAGPAKFGLDLTKQEHGLKGTIVRSEPYSACGTIENAEALRGHIALALRGDCMFAAKARRLQEAGVTGVIFIDHRDGSSSEETPLFQMVGDGVSTDDITIPLVFLFSREGAELISALHQHGNVDVLLLPKERQLGKEKTEKLNIKFRLATEGEMEEGERDGTTFHLLLDPGSEGTDAKVPQTHAEESSGASPGHCSASQHARQPACGQEPDHKPDADP; the protein is encoded by the exons ATGGAGAACAGATTGGTCAGAGACCCACACTCGTGCCCTAGTTTTGGAATGCTTCTGCCAGTACTGCTCATCGTCATGAATCTGTCACACGGAGTGACTGGCCTAGACGACCAGGCCATGTCTCCTGAAGAGAAGAGCAAAGTAAG GGACCAGATTCTGGAGATGTTTGACCATGCGTATGGCAGCTACATG AAGTACGCCTACCCTGCTGACGAGCTGATGCCACTGAGCTGCAGAGGGAGGGTCAGGGGGCTGGAGCCCAATCGGGGAGACATCGACGACGCCTTGGGAAA GTTCTCGCTCACGTTGATCGACACCTTGGACACCCTTGTG GTTCTAAACAAGCTGGACGAGTTTGAGGACGCTGTAAAGAAGACGCTGAGAGACGTCCGACTGGATAACGACATTGTTGTTTCCGTCTTTGAGACCAACATCCGTGTCCTTGG TGGCCTGTTGGGGGCGCATGTGATGGCTGACCTGCTGAGGCAGCGAGGGGACCGGATGCAGTGGTACAGGGACGAGCTGCTGTTCATGGCCAAAGACCTCGGCCAGCGGCTGCTGCCTGCCTTTAACACCACCAGCGGCCTGCCTTACCcacgg GTAAACCTGAAGTACGGGGTCCTGAACCCACTCTCCCGTACAGGCACGGAGACGGACACCTGTACTGCATGTGCGGGGACCATGATCTTGGAGTTTGCAGCTCTCAGCAGGCTGTCTGGAGACTCTGTATTTGAG GAGCATGCCAGAAAGGCCTTAGATGTGCTCtgggagaagagacagagaggaagtgaCCTCGTCGGAACGGTCATCAACATCCATAACGGAGACTGGGTCCGCAGGG ATAGTGGAGTTGGTGCTGGCATTGACTCCTACTATGAGTATCTCATGAAGGCCTACATTTTGCTGGGAGACAATGTGTATCTGGAGCGCTTTAATACT CACTACAGTGCCATTATGAAGTACATCAGCCAACCGCCTCTGCTGCTGAATGTGCACATGCACAACCCCACCGTCAACGTGCGCAGCTGGATGGACTCTCTGCTCGCCTTCTTCCCTGGACTGCAg gtgctaaGAGGTGATCTGAAGCCAGCTATTGAGACTCATGAGATGCTTTATCAGGTCACCAAGCAGCACAAGTTTCTTCCAGAG gctTTCACTACAGAGTTCCGGGTTCACTGGGGGCAGCATCCATTGCGGCCGGAGTTTGCAGAAAGCACTTACTTCCTTTACAAG GCAACAGGGGACCCCTACTATCTGAAAGTGGGCCAGTCCATTGTGGAGAAGCTGAACACACACGCCCGCGTCCCCTGTGGCTTCGCCGCCGTGCAGGATGTGAGGACGGGCACACACGAGGACAG GATGGATTCGTTCTTCCTGGCGGAGATGTTCAAGTACCTTTACCTGCTGTTCTCGGAAAAGAGCCAGCTGCCTCTGGACATAGATAACTACATCTTCACCACGGAggcccacttgcttcctgttgCCTTGTCCACCACCCAGCCTCCCTGCCAGGGGAACCACACG GAGCAGCTGAGCCAGCACGGGGAGGACCTGTTCACCTACTCATGCCCCAGCACCCAGACGCTCTTCCCCAACAACCCCTCCTTCGCCAAGAGCATCCGCGACGGCTACAAGTACCTGACAGGGGTGGGCAGGGCCTATCATCCCTCGCCAGTCAG GGGCATTGAGCTGCCTCTGCATGACACGGGCCTGGAGCCAGTGGAGTTCCTAAAGAGCATGGGCATCACCCTCACCCCACTCAATGAGGCGGCCGTTGGCACAGCGGGCAAAGGGGCACAT gagAAAGGTGTGTACAGGGTGAAGTTGGTGGCTGAGGTCAGTCAGAcccctgaggaggaggaggtggtaccCCTGATTGTCCAGATCATCTCTCCCCCATTTCTGGGTAGAACGGTCCTGACTGCTGGCCCGGCCAAATTTGGCCTGGACCTTACCAAGCAGGAGCACGGg TTAAAGGGCACCATAGTGAGGAGCGAGCCCTACTCAGCCTGTGGCACCATTGAGAACGCTGAGGCCCTTAGGGGCCACATTGCCTTGGCCCTTAGAGGAGACTGCATGTTTGCCGCCAAAGCCAGGCGATTACAGGAGGCCGGGGTTACAGGTGTCATCTTCATAG ACCACAGAGACGGAAGCAGTAGTGAGGAGACGCCGCTGTTCCAGATGGTGGGGGACGGGGTGTCTACTGACGACATCACAATTCCCCTGGTGTTTCTGTTCAGCCGTGAAGGGGCGGAGCTGATCTCTGCCCTGCACCAGCATGGCAACGTCGACGTGCTGCTCCTGCCCAAAGAGCGCCAGCTGGGCAAAG AAAAAACGGAGAAGCTCAACATCAAATTCCGCCTAGCGACAGAGGGCGAGATGGAGGAGGGCGAGCGGGACGGCACCACGTTTCACCTCCTCCTGGACCCCGGGAGCGAGGGAACGGACGCCAAAGTCCCGCAGACACACGCGGAGGAGAGCAGCGGCGCCTCCCCTGGCCACTGCAGTGCCTCGCAACACGCCCGCCAGCCCGCGTGCGGACAGGAGCCCGACCACAAACCCGACGCCGACCCCTGA
- the si:ch211-282j22.3 gene encoding ER degradation-enhancing alpha-mannosidase-like protein 3 isoform X2: MENRLVRDPHSCPSFGMLLPVLLIVMNLSHGVTGLDDQAMSPEEKSKVRDQILEMFDHAYGSYMKYAYPADELMPLSCRGRVRGLEPNRGDIDDALGKFSLTLIDTLDTLVVLNKLDEFEDAVKKTLRDVRLDNDIVVSVFETNIRVLGGLLGAHVMADLLRQRGDRMQWYRDELLFMAKDLGQRLLPAFNTTSGLPYPRVNLKYGVLNPLSRTGTETDTCTACAGTMILEFAALSRLSGDSVFEEHARKALDVLWEKRQRGSDLVGTVINIHNGDWVRRDSGVGAGIDSYYEYLMKAYILLGDNVYLERFNTHYSAIMKYISQPPLLLNVHMHNPTVNVRSWMDSLLAFFPGLQVLRGDLKPAIETHEMLYQVTKQHKFLPEAFTTEFRVHWGQHPLRPEFAESTYFLYKATGDPYYLKVGQSIVEKLNTHARVPCGFAAVQDVRTGTHEDRMDSFFLAEMFKYLYLLFSEKSQLPLDIDNYIFTTEAHLLPVALSTTQPPCQGNHTLSQHGEDLFTYSCPSTQTLFPNNPSFAKSIRDGYKYLTGVGRAYHPSPVRGIELPLHDTGLEPVEFLKSMGITLTPLNEAAVGTAGKGAHEKGVYRVKLVAEVSQTPEEEEVVPLIVQIISPPFLGRTVLTAGPAKFGLDLTKQEHGLKGTIVRSEPYSACGTIENAEALRGHIALALRGDCMFAAKARRLQEAGVTGVIFIDHRDGSSSEETPLFQMVGDGVSTDDITIPLVFLFSREGAELISALHQHGNVDVLLLPKERQLGKEKTEKLNIKFRLATEGEMEEGERDGTTFHLLLDPGSEGTDAKVPQTHAEESSGASPGHCSASQHARQPACGQEPDHKPDADP, encoded by the exons ATGGAGAACAGATTGGTCAGAGACCCACACTCGTGCCCTAGTTTTGGAATGCTTCTGCCAGTACTGCTCATCGTCATGAATCTGTCACACGGAGTGACTGGCCTAGACGACCAGGCCATGTCTCCTGAAGAGAAGAGCAAAGTAAG GGACCAGATTCTGGAGATGTTTGACCATGCGTATGGCAGCTACATG AAGTACGCCTACCCTGCTGACGAGCTGATGCCACTGAGCTGCAGAGGGAGGGTCAGGGGGCTGGAGCCCAATCGGGGAGACATCGACGACGCCTTGGGAAA GTTCTCGCTCACGTTGATCGACACCTTGGACACCCTTGTG GTTCTAAACAAGCTGGACGAGTTTGAGGACGCTGTAAAGAAGACGCTGAGAGACGTCCGACTGGATAACGACATTGTTGTTTCCGTCTTTGAGACCAACATCCGTGTCCTTGG TGGCCTGTTGGGGGCGCATGTGATGGCTGACCTGCTGAGGCAGCGAGGGGACCGGATGCAGTGGTACAGGGACGAGCTGCTGTTCATGGCCAAAGACCTCGGCCAGCGGCTGCTGCCTGCCTTTAACACCACCAGCGGCCTGCCTTACCcacgg GTAAACCTGAAGTACGGGGTCCTGAACCCACTCTCCCGTACAGGCACGGAGACGGACACCTGTACTGCATGTGCGGGGACCATGATCTTGGAGTTTGCAGCTCTCAGCAGGCTGTCTGGAGACTCTGTATTTGAG GAGCATGCCAGAAAGGCCTTAGATGTGCTCtgggagaagagacagagaggaagtgaCCTCGTCGGAACGGTCATCAACATCCATAACGGAGACTGGGTCCGCAGGG ATAGTGGAGTTGGTGCTGGCATTGACTCCTACTATGAGTATCTCATGAAGGCCTACATTTTGCTGGGAGACAATGTGTATCTGGAGCGCTTTAATACT CACTACAGTGCCATTATGAAGTACATCAGCCAACCGCCTCTGCTGCTGAATGTGCACATGCACAACCCCACCGTCAACGTGCGCAGCTGGATGGACTCTCTGCTCGCCTTCTTCCCTGGACTGCAg gtgctaaGAGGTGATCTGAAGCCAGCTATTGAGACTCATGAGATGCTTTATCAGGTCACCAAGCAGCACAAGTTTCTTCCAGAG gctTTCACTACAGAGTTCCGGGTTCACTGGGGGCAGCATCCATTGCGGCCGGAGTTTGCAGAAAGCACTTACTTCCTTTACAAG GCAACAGGGGACCCCTACTATCTGAAAGTGGGCCAGTCCATTGTGGAGAAGCTGAACACACACGCCCGCGTCCCCTGTGGCTTCGCCGCCGTGCAGGATGTGAGGACGGGCACACACGAGGACAG GATGGATTCGTTCTTCCTGGCGGAGATGTTCAAGTACCTTTACCTGCTGTTCTCGGAAAAGAGCCAGCTGCCTCTGGACATAGATAACTACATCTTCACCACGGAggcccacttgcttcctgttgCCTTGTCCACCACCCAGCCTCCCTGCCAGGGGAACCACACG CTGAGCCAGCACGGGGAGGACCTGTTCACCTACTCATGCCCCAGCACCCAGACGCTCTTCCCCAACAACCCCTCCTTCGCCAAGAGCATCCGCGACGGCTACAAGTACCTGACAGGGGTGGGCAGGGCCTATCATCCCTCGCCAGTCAG GGGCATTGAGCTGCCTCTGCATGACACGGGCCTGGAGCCAGTGGAGTTCCTAAAGAGCATGGGCATCACCCTCACCCCACTCAATGAGGCGGCCGTTGGCACAGCGGGCAAAGGGGCACAT gagAAAGGTGTGTACAGGGTGAAGTTGGTGGCTGAGGTCAGTCAGAcccctgaggaggaggaggtggtaccCCTGATTGTCCAGATCATCTCTCCCCCATTTCTGGGTAGAACGGTCCTGACTGCTGGCCCGGCCAAATTTGGCCTGGACCTTACCAAGCAGGAGCACGGg TTAAAGGGCACCATAGTGAGGAGCGAGCCCTACTCAGCCTGTGGCACCATTGAGAACGCTGAGGCCCTTAGGGGCCACATTGCCTTGGCCCTTAGAGGAGACTGCATGTTTGCCGCCAAAGCCAGGCGATTACAGGAGGCCGGGGTTACAGGTGTCATCTTCATAG ACCACAGAGACGGAAGCAGTAGTGAGGAGACGCCGCTGTTCCAGATGGTGGGGGACGGGGTGTCTACTGACGACATCACAATTCCCCTGGTGTTTCTGTTCAGCCGTGAAGGGGCGGAGCTGATCTCTGCCCTGCACCAGCATGGCAACGTCGACGTGCTGCTCCTGCCCAAAGAGCGCCAGCTGGGCAAAG AAAAAACGGAGAAGCTCAACATCAAATTCCGCCTAGCGACAGAGGGCGAGATGGAGGAGGGCGAGCGGGACGGCACCACGTTTCACCTCCTCCTGGACCCCGGGAGCGAGGGAACGGACGCCAAAGTCCCGCAGACACACGCGGAGGAGAGCAGCGGCGCCTCCCCTGGCCACTGCAGTGCCTCGCAACACGCCCGCCAGCCCGCGTGCGGACAGGAGCCCGACCACAAACCCGACGCCGACCCCTGA